Sequence from the Maribacter aquivivus genome:
ACGTACAACGAATAGCTTTTTGTAATACCCCGTATGCATATACATTTACAGAACCATAGCATAAGTAGGTTAAGTTCATGGTAAGATTTGGGGAAAAGACGGAGCAATGCTCCGTCTTTTTATTTTACAGCCATTTCTAACTTCTCATCCACAAAATCTTCCTGAATTTTTAATTCTAGTAGTACAACCTAAGTTTGTGACGTACAACGAATAGCTTTTTATAAAACCCCGTATGCCTATATATTTACAGAACCATAGCATAAGTAGGTTAAGTTCATGGTAAGATTTGGGGAAAAGACGGAGCAATGCTCCGTCTTTTTATTTTATACCAATTGGCTTATAAAACAACTAGTTAGCCCCAATGACCCACCCCTAGTAAAACATCTTCGTTGAAATAAAAGTTTATATTTTTCTTAAAAATCCTTTTTTTATTTACTCAATACCAGTAATTTAGTCTCGCCATAGCATAAGTAGGTTAAGTTTATGGTAAGATTTGGGACGAAAAGGGTGGAGACTTCTCCGCCCTTTTCTATTTTAAAACCAAAAAAACCACCCATGAATAATTCATAAGTGGTTTCCTACAAGATAGTTAAGAATATTTCTACTCTTTATTATTTGTTACTTGCGTATCTTTTTGAAACTTCATCCCAGTTAATGATATTGAAAAATGCTTCAATATAATCTGGTCTCTTGTTTTGATAATTTAGGTAATAAGCATGTTCCCATACATCTAAACCTAAGATTGGTTGACCTCCACATTCAACTCCTGGCATTAATGGATTGTCTTGATTTGGTGTAGAACATACTTCTACTTTACCCCCTTTATGAACACATAACCATGCCCAACCAGAACCAAATCTTGTACCTGCAGCAGTTGTAAACTTATTTTTGAATTCTTCGAAAGAACCAAAAGCACTATCAATTGCAGTTGCTAATTCGCCACTTGGCTTTCCACCACCGTTTGGTGATAAGATTGTCCAGAATAATGAGTGATTGTAAAATCCACCACCGTTATTTCTAACCGCACCATTGCTCATATCCAAGCCAGTTAAAATAGCCTCTATAGACTTCCCTGCAAGATCGGTACCTTCTATAGCAGCATTTAATTTAGATGTATATCCTTGGTGATGTTTTGTATGATGTATTTCCATTGTCCTTGCATCAATATGAGGCTCAAGAGCATCATAGGCGTAAGGCAATTTTGGTAGTTCAAAAGCCATAATTTATGTATTTTTAGATTAATATTAATTGTATCTCAAAGTTACGTATTTTAACATTTATATTCATGTAATAATTTGTTAAGAACTGTACAGGAATCCTTAATTTGCGGTAAAAATCAGTGTCAAGTAATTCTTTTACCATATACAATGCTTCTGCCGGATCAGGCAAAACCTATGCTCTTGCTAAGGTTTACTTGAAAATTATACTAGCCTCTCCGCAAAATTTCAGAAAAATATTAGCTATTACATTTACTAACAAAGCAGTAAATGAGATGAAACATAGAATATTGAACAGCCTGTTCGAGTTTTCTAAAATCACTTCTACGGAAGATGCCAATCCGTTATTTAATGACATCCTAAACGAAACCAGTTATACTTTTGAAGAACTACCAGCGTTAAGCAAACTTCGCTTAAAGCAAATACTACATAACTACGCCTTTTTTGATATTTCTACCATAGATAAGTTTACCCACAGACTCATTAGAACTTTCGCTAAAGATTTGAAGATCCCTCAGAATTTTGAGGTTGTTCTTGATGTAGATCTACTTTTACAAGAAGCTGTTGAGCGTGTTATTAGTAAAGCTGGTGAGGACCCTGAGTTTACCAAAGTACTTTTAGATTTTGCCATTGAAAAAATTGAGGATGACAGAAGTTGGGATATTGGGTTTGATCTTTTAAAAATCGGTAAACTGATATTTGATGAAAACAACGCCGAACATTTAAAACATTTACAAGAAATAGAATTAGGAGATTTTCTAAAGTTGCAAACGCATCTTAAAAAAGAAACCAAAACTTTAGAGAAAAAAATTGTAGACCTTGCTACTGCTGCTCTTGACGTAATCACTTCATCTGGCTTAGATTTAAAAGATTTCCCTAGAGAAACATTACCAAATCACTTTAAAAAAATAGTGGCTGGCAACTTTACACCTACACAACTCTACAATAACAAACTAGAGGATAATTTAATTGAGGGGAAAATAGTAAAAGCCACCGTTAAAAATGCACCAGCAGAATTAGCACCTCAGCTACTTCATCATTATCAAGCTATAAAACAGCTTATTT
This genomic interval carries:
- a CDS encoding superoxide dismutase, coding for MAFELPKLPYAYDALEPHIDARTMEIHHTKHHQGYTSKLNAAIEGTDLAGKSIEAILTGLDMSNGAVRNNGGGFYNHSLFWTILSPNGGGKPSGELATAIDSAFGSFEEFKNKFTTAAGTRFGSGWAWLCVHKGGKVEVCSTPNQDNPLMPGVECGGQPILGLDVWEHAYYLNYQNKRPDYIEAFFNIINWDEVSKRYASNK